From the Halobacterium zhouii genome, the window ACCGGCGTTCCCGAGGACGCGGTCGGCCTCACCGCGCTCGACGGCGTTGCCGCGGGCCGCGCGCACAAACTCCACGATGAGGGCATCGAGACACCGGCGGACGTGCGCGAGGCGGGAACCGATGGTCTCGTCGACGCGGGGCTCTCCGAAGGCGTCGCGAACAGCGTCCGCGAGCAGGCCGAAACAGTGCCCGACGTCCGAGTCGACTGGGGGGAGTTCCCGGACGCCATCGCCGCGGGGACGAACGAGATGTGCGAGGTGACCGTGGAGAACGACGGCGGTAACGCGAGCGCGGGCGTGCGCGTGACGGTCAACGACGTGGAGATGACGACCACGTCGGGCTACCTCGACGACGCGCTCTCGGTGCCGGTCGGCGTGTTCGGCGCGAACGCAGACAGCCTCGAGTTCGAGGTGGCCGTGACGTTCCCCGACATTCCTCTTCTCCCAGTGACGGACGCGCGGACGGTTCGCGTCGAGTGAGGCGACCGCTCCCGTGGACCCGCCCGTGCCTGGCGACGATTCCGCGTCCCACGACGAGAGCGGAGGTAGACCTTTTCGGCTGGGGGCCGAGGTACCGGCCGATGGCCACGGAAGCGACGTTCACGGTGCCCGCGTCGGAGTTCCCGCTGGGCACCATCTTCGACGAACTACCGGACGTGACAGTCGAACTGGAGCGCGTCGTTCCGAGCACGAGCACTGTGGTTCCGTACTTCTGGGTTCGGGGCGTCGAGACGGGAGACATCGTCGAGGCGTTCGCCGAACACCCGGGCGTGCGGAACATCCAACTGGTCGATTCGGTGGCGAACGAACACCTGCTGCGCGCCGAGTGGGTGCCGAACCACGAGGGAGTCCTCGACGTGCTGGCGGAGGCGGAGCTAGCCATCATCGAGGTCATCGGGACGGACGAGCAGTGGTCGTTCCAGATACGCGGCGACAGCCGGGACCACCTCGCGCGGTTCAGTACCCGTTGCGAGGAACTGGACATCCCGATTCAACTGTCCGAAGTTCGTGCACTCGCGCGAATCGAGAACAACGAGAAAAACGAGATGACTGACGCACAGCGGGAGGTGCTGGCGCTGGCGTACGAGCGGGGGTACTTCAACTCTCCGCGCGACGTCACGATGGCGGAACTCGGCGACGAACTCGGCATCTCCCAGCAGGCGGTCGCGTCCCGACTGCGCCGCGCCACCCGCCGAATCGTCAGCGACACGCTCTCGGCGCTGGAGGCGTGACGCCACCCACGTAAAAACGGGTTGTATAGCCAAAAACAGCCCTGAACTGTCACAGCGCCGTAGTTCGTATTGAACGATGTCACTCGACGATATTTCGGCGGACGTCGGACAGTCGACCCCCGGGGACGGCGCGACGAACATCTCGTCGGGGGAGGCAGACGCGCTGTTCTCGTGTCTGGCGGACGCGCGTCGGCGCGCAGTGCTCGAGTGCCTCGCCGAGCGCTCGGAACCGGTCGCTCTCGACGACCTCGCCGACCACGTCGCGAGCGCCGCGACCGAACCAGACCGGGACGGCCGGGACGCTCAGACGGACGCGCTCGTCTCGCTGATCCACGTCGACATCCCGAAGTTACAACACGCCGACGTTGTCGAGGTGAACCGTGACGCAGACGTGGTCAGCCCGAGCGACCGGTTCGCCGCCGCGGAGGCGCTGCGGACCAGGCTGTGAGTTCCAGTCCGGAACTTGAAGTGCGAGAGCGGGACCAACCCGGGGTATGCAGGACGCAATCCGCGTGCTCGCCGGCGAGTGCGCCGTGCGCTACGAGTCCGCCGGAACGATAGAACGCGACCTCCGCGGCGACGTCGTCGTCGTGGTGAAACCCGACGACACCGTGCTCGTCCACGACGCCGACGGCTACCAGCCAGCGGCGTGGCTCACGCGCCCGGGCGTCGTGCGCTACACGCGAGACGCACGCGGGTTCCGCCTCGACGCGGCGGACGGCGACGAGCGCCTCGTGGTGGAGAGCGCGACCGAGCACGGTGACGCCCACTACCCCGCCTCGCCGGCGGGGCCGCCCGTCGGTACCTGTGAGTGCAGTGGGACGCTCGTCCGGGACGGCGGGCGCGTCGTCTGCGTGGACTGTCGCGCGCAGTACGCGATTCCCCGGGACGCCGCCGTCACCGACGACGCGTGCTCCGACTGCGGACTCCCGGAGTTGCGCGTGCAACGCGGCGTCGAGGTGACCGCGTGTCTCGACCGCGAATGCTGTTCGATCGCCGACGTGGTCCGGAACCACGTCGAGGGCGTCTGGACGTGTCGCTGTGGCGAACCCCTGGAGATCCAGTCCAGTCGCGGCCTGCGCGCGGTCTGTTCGCACTGCGGGGCCGACCACCGACTCCCGCGCGGCGTCGTCGACGGCGACTGCGATTGCGGGCTTCCCGCGTTCGACACCGGCGACGGCGACCGGCGCTGTCTCGACGACGGCTGCAAGCACGAACTGCAGACCACGACCTGAACACCGCTCTCGCGCTCGCCCGGGTGGCCCGACGCAAACGAGAGATGGCGTTCGCGGTGCCGGCGGATCCGGCCCGCGGTGTCGAGACTGCGGCGCGCGTGCACCGCAGTCGCTTTGAATGTCGGTCCGCCACGTCCCCGTATGGACGGCGAACTTCGCGGCGACGAGGTGCGCGTCGGTGGGGACGCGCGCCAGCGCTTCCACGACGCCCGCGGGTACGGCCACCCCCTCGAGGGCGACACCATCTCGCTGTCGCTCGTCGAGGCCGCCCACCTGCTGTTCCGGGGCGACCTCGAGGCCGTCGACGGGATGGGATTCCGGGAGTTCCTCGCGACCCGGGACGCCGGGTTCAGCGGGCGCTTTCTGGTCTACACGGACCTTCGGGACCGCGGATTCTACCTCGCGCCCGACCGCGAACCGTGGCGCGAGAACCCGAGTCCCGCCGACTTCGTGGTGTTCCCGCGCGGGAAAGGGCCGGGCGACGGCGTGGTCGAGTACCGGATCCGCGTGGTCGGCGAGCGCACCGACGTTCCCGCCTCGGAACTCGGCGACGCCGTGCTCGCGGTGGTCGACGAGGAGAGCGAAATAACGTATCTCGACGTCGAACCGCTCGAACCCGACGGGAGCACCGACTCGGTGACAGTGGACGCCGCCGAAGGCGTGTTGCTCGACGACCGCGTGCTGCTCTGGAACCCGCCCGCTTCCCTCCACCAGCAGGCGTTCTACGGCCAACCGCTGGGCGGCCGGGCGGCCGAACACGACGCGCTCCAACTGTCACTGGTGGAGGCCGCGTACCTCGCCGCCTCGGGAGACCTCGCGCTCGTCGGGGGCGGCGGCATCGAGGTCGTCGTGGAACGCGGGCGCGCCGTCGAGGGCGAGCGATTCGACCGCCGGCTCCGGGTGTACCGCGCGCTCAGGGACGCCGGAATGGTGCCCAAGACGGGGTTCAAGTTCGGCGCGGACTTCCGCGTGTACGCCGACGTCGACTCCGTCGACGACCTCGGCCACTCCTCGCTGTTGGTGCGCGTGCTCCCCGCCGACCACACGTTCGCGCCGCGGGACCTCTCGCTGGACGTGCGCCTCGCACACGGCGTGCGCAAGCGAATGGTTTTTGCGCTGGACGACACCACTGACGATACGATTCGCTGGCGCTCTGTCAGCCGCCTCACCCCTTGACTATGAACGACGACTCTCACGACGAGACGCCGGGTGCAGACAGCGTTGCCCTCGACCCGTGGGGCTCCTCGACCATCTCGGACTACCGCAGCCTCTTCGAGGAGTTCGGCATCGAGGCCTTCGAGGACGTCCTCGAGTCGGTGCCGGCGCCCCACTACCTGATGCGGCGGGCCATCATCTTCGGCCACCGCGACTACCGCCGCGTGCTCGACGCGATGCGCGAGGACGAACCGTTCGCCGCCCTCTCCGGGTTCATGCCGACGGGCGACCCCCACATCGGCCACAAGATGGTGTTCGACGAGATCATCTGGCACCAGCAGCAGGGCGCGGACGCCTACGGCCTCATCGCGGACCTCGAAGCCCACGCCGCGCGCGGCCTCTCCTGGGACGAGATCGACGAGCACGCCGAGGACTACCTGCTCAGCCTGCTGGCGCTCGGCTTCGACGCCGACGAGGGCACGCTCTACCGGCAGTCCACGAACCGCGAGCTCCAGGACCTCGCGTTCGAACTCGGCGCGGACGCGAACCTCTCCGAGTTCGAGGCCATCTACGGCTTCGACGGCGAGACCGACGTATCGCACGTGCAGAGCGTCGTCACCCAGATGGCGGACATCCTCTACCCGCAACTCGAGGAGCCCAAGCCCACCGTCATCCCGGTCGGTCCGGACCAGGACCCCCACATGCGACTCGCGCGCGACCTCGCCGAACGCACGCGCTTCTTCAAGATGACCGAAGCGTTCGCCTCGTTCGAACTGGGCGACGACGAGCGCCCGCTGGTGGCGCGCGCCCACGACGCCCGGGGCGAGTACGCCGAGGACCCCGACACGCCGCGCTGCGAGGAGGCCGCCGAGTGGCTCCGCAGCGCGGACGCAGACGTGCTCGACGCGTACGACGACTCGACGGTCGAATCCGCCATCGAGAAACTCGAAAACGGCGGGATGGAACCGCTCCGCCCCCGACTCCGCTTTTTCGACCGCCGGGCGACCGACGAGGCGTTCGACGCGCTCGTCGACGCCATCGACGGCGAGAAGCGCGTCTTCGAGGGCCACGTCGACGTCTTCGAGATGGACCGCGAGACCGCCGAGGATCTCGCGGTCGCCGTCGAGGTCGACCACGGCGGCTACGGCTTCGTGCCGCCGTCCTCGATATACCACCGCTTCATGACCGGCCTCACGGGCGGGAAGATGTCCTCCTCGATTCCCGCGAGCCACATCAGCCTGCTCGACGACCCCGGGGAGGGCTACGACAAGGTCAAGGCCGCGACCACTGGCGGCCGCGAAACCGCCGAGAAGCAGCGCGAACTCGGTGGGGAAGCCGACGACTGTCCGGTGTACGAACTGTACGCCTACCTGCTCGCCGGGGACGACGACGGCCTCGCCGAGGAAGTGTACTCCGAGTGCGTCGGCGGGGAGCGACTCTGTGGCGGGTGTAAGGAGCAGGCAGCCGAACTGATGGAGGAGTTCCTCGCGGACCACCAGGAGAAACGCGAGGAAGCCCGCGAGGTGCTGGACGACCTGGACGTCGAACTGGACTCGGCGCGGGCGCGCTGAGTCTCACGCGGGCACGTCAGTGACGGAACGCTTTTGCCGGCCCGCGCTAATCTTTCGCACATGGCGTCCGAACCCCACGCCGGTCGCACGACCCGCGAGACAGCCGCAGGCCCGGGGTTCGGTTTCTTCTTCGCCTGAGTGAGTCGGTGGACGCGACGCCGCGGCGAAGGCCGCGACGCCGCCGAAACTGCTCGTTCGGGTTCGGAACGGATAACTGACTGCCACACTGGAATTCACGCAATGAAACTGCCAGCACAGCAACTCGCGGTGCTCGAGTCCTCGAGCGCCGACGAGCCACGACGGATCGACGACCTCGCGGTGGACCTCGAGGAGCCACCGGAGACGGTCGCGGGCGCGGCGTTCGAACTCCAGGACGCCGGCCTCGTGACGGTTCTCGAGGAGACAACCGAGGAGGTCGAACTGACCGAGGAGGGACGTGAGTACGCCGAGACGGGGCTGCCGGAAGTACGCCTCTACGAGGCCGCACTCGACGCGGGCGCGGACGGCGATGCAGTGTCGATGGGGCAGGTCATCGGCGCGTCAGGTCTCGAGGGCCCGCAGGTCGACATCGCGCTCTCGAACTACGCGCGGAAGGGCTATGGCAGCATCGACTCCGGGGAACTGACTGCGGACCCGGACGCCGACCCCGAAAGCGACGCGGAGGCCGCGGCGCTCACAGCGCTCGCGTCTGGAGACCAGGCCGAGACGACCGAGGACGGCGTGCTCGACCAACTGGATCGCCGCGACCTCGTCGAGGTTCGAGAGCGCACCGTGCGCTCGGTGCAGTTGACCGACGCGGGCGTCGACGAACTGATGGCGGGCGTCGAGGCGAGCGAGGCGGTCGGCCAGCTAACCCCCGAGATGCTCGCGTCGGGCGAGTGGCGGGACGCGGAGTTCGCGGACTACAACGTCGAAGCCGACGCCGGTGAGTACACGCCCGGGAAGGTCCACGTGCTCCGGCAGGCCGCCGAGCGCGTGAAGGAAGTGCTCGTCGGGATGGGCTTCCAGGAGATGGAGGGCCCGCACGTCGACGCGGACTTCTACATCAACGACTGCCTGTTCATGCCCCAGGACCACCCCGCGCGCAACCACTGGGACCGGTTCGCGCTCTCGAACCCCGAGAAGATAGACGGCCTGCCAGCGGACCTCGTGGAGCGCGTCGAGCGCGCCCACCGCGAGGGCGTCGGGTCGGACGGCGACGGCTATCACTCGCCGTGGGACGAGGACTTCGCGCGTGCGCTCGCGCTCCGCGGGCACACGACGAGTCTCACCGCCCGCTACCTCTCCGGGGTTGCAGGCGAGGACGTCGAACCCCCGCAGCGGTACTTCAGCGTCGAGAAGGCCTACCGGAACGACACCCTGGACGCCACGCACCTCCTGGAGTTCTTCCAGATCGAGGGGTGGGTGATGGCCGACGACCTCTCGGTTCGGGACCTCATGGGGACGTTCCGGGAGTTCTACGGTGAGTTCGGCATCACCGACATCCGGTTCAAGCCGACGTACAACCCGTACACCGAACCCTCGTTCGAGCTGTTCGGTCGTCACCCGGAGACGGACGAACTCATCGAGATCGGGAACTCCGGTATCTTCCGCCCGGAGATGCTCGAACCCCTCGGCATCGAGGCCGACGTGATGGCGTGGGGCCTCGCGCTCGAGCGCCTGCTCATGCTCATCACGGGCTTCGAGGACATCCGTGACGTACACGGGACGATGGGTGACCTGGAGTTCCTCCGCGACGCGGAGGTGGTGTACTGATGCCGGTCGTCGACATCGACCCCGACGAACTCCGAACGCTCACGGGCCACAGCGAGAAATCGGACGACGAACTCAGGGACGACCTCTTCGACCTCGGCGTCGAGTACGAGGGGGAGACCGAGGACGGCGAGTTCAAACTCGAGTTCGAGGCCGACCGCCTCGACCGCCTCTCCGTCGAAGGCATCGCGCGCAGTCTGCGCTACCAGTACGGCGACTCGCGCGGCGTCTACGTCCCCGATACGAATGCCGCCGACTGGACCATCGAGGTCGACGAGAGCGTGCCCGACGAACGACCCTACGTCACCGGCGCGGTCGTCCGCGGCGTGGACCTGGACGAGGACGCCCTGGACTCGCTCATTCAACTCCAGGAGAAACTCCACGCGACGATGGGACGGAAGCGCGCGAAGGGCGCCATCGGCATCCACGACCTGACGATGCTGAAAGGTGGGGGGCTCGGCGGGCCGGGTGACGAAGCCGGCAGCGACGGCGAACCCGCGCCGTCCATCGAGTACCGCGGCATCGACCCGGACGGCGACCGCTTCGTCCCGCTGGACGCGGACACCGACATGACCCCCGCCGAGGTGCTCACCGACCACCCGACCGGCGAGAAGTTCGCCGACCTGCTCTCCGGGTACGAGCGCTACCCCGCCATCTACGACGACATCGGGTTGTTCAGTTTCCCGCCGGTCATCAACGGGAAGCGAACCGAGGTCACCACGGACTCCCGGGACCTGTTCGTCGAACTCACTGGGACCGACCAGTGGACCATCGACAAGATGTGTGCCATCATCTGCTACGCGCTCGACGCGCGCGGCGGCACCATAGAGGAGGTCACCGTGGAGTACCCCGACAGGGAACTCCCGCGGCCGGACTTCGAGGTGGACACCAAGCACGTCGCCCACGAGCGCGTGGAGACGCTGCTCGGCATCGACCTCGACGTGGACGACGTCGTCGACCTCGCGGAACGCTCCGGGCTCGACGCGGAACTCGAGGAGACGGGCGACGACGAACTCAGCTACGCCGTCGACGTGCCGCCGTACCGCGTGGACGTCCTCCACCCGGTCGACGTCGTCGACGACATCGGGCGCGCGTACGGGTTCAACGAACTCGTGCCGCGGTACCCCGACGTCAGCACCGTCGGTGGGCGCACCGAGACCTCGCGGCTCGAATCCGCCGCGCGCACCGCGCTCGTCGGCGCCGGCTTCGAGGACCTGCTGAACTTCAACATGACCAGCGAGGCCGAGAACTTCGAGCGCATGCGTCTCTCGACCGACGACGGTCGGTCGTCCGGCGATTCCGGTGACGGTCAGTCGCCAGACGGTACTGGCGACACCGCAGTGGGAGCAGCCGACCCCGCGACCATCGAAGAACCGTACAGCGAGGACTTCACCATCCTCCGCACGTGGGCGCTCCCGTCGCTTCTGACCGTCCTCGAGAACAACACGCACCGCTCGTACCCCCAGAATCTCGCGGAGATCGGGTTCGCCGCGCACGTCGACGACTCGACGGAGACGGGGGTCGCGGAGCGCCGCACCGTCGCCGGCGTGCTCGCGAGCCACGACGCCTCCTACGAGGACGCGAAGGCGCGCCTGCAGGCGCTCTGTGACGAGTTCCACGTCGACCTGGAGACGCCGCGAACCGAACACCCGTCGTTCATCGAGGGGCGCGCCGCGAGCGTCGTCGTGGACGGCGAACAGGTCGGCGTCCTCGGCGAAGTTCACCCCGAGGTCATCGTCGACCACGACGTCGAAGTGCCGGTCGCCGCCTTCGAGTTCGACCTCGACGCGCTCCAGTAGAACGGCTCTGTCGAACTCCTCGAGGAGTTACCCGTTTGGTCAGTAGTGTAACCGAATGCAGACTCTCCCGAAGTCACGGTTACTCAGATTTGTCGAGGAAGCATTACAGTTAGCACAACGTGCTGTAGCTCCCGCTCCTCGAAGTTCTCGAAACAACGTTACACGCTCCGTCAGCACACCGTTGTCCTGTGTCTCAACGTTCGGAAGGACACGACTTATCGAACACTCCTCCACGTCACTCGGGACAGACGTATGGAACTGGTGTGCGGATTTCGTCTGCCCGGAGGCTGCTAAGAAATCTGTCGTCTGACGCAAAGCGGATGTCAACAGAGCCGGATTAGGTTACACCGGTCGCTTCGAGCACGCTTGTCATCGACAGTCCCTGGAGGATCATGCTTGCGACGACAACACCAAACACCGCCGTTCTGAGCTGGCCTTCGAAGGGGACGTCCGGTCCGAGACTGAGTGCGAGAGCGATCGGTATCACGCCGTGCATTCCACCCCAGATGATAACGTGCTGGTAGCTTACGGGAACGGGGTCCTCGATCACTTGGTTCAGGAGATTCATGATTCCGTAGATCACGCCAGCACGGACACCGATCAGGAGGATAAACGTAGTTAGCACGATGGGAAGCGTGCTGAGCACTTGTCTCGACGATACCTGGATGCCGATGGCGACGAACAACATCGTTTCGAGCAGGAAGACGATGCTCTCCCAAATCCCCACCAGAAACTCGAGGTTCTCCTCGCTCAGTGCGTAGTTTCTGGACCACGTCCCCAAGACGAGGCCTGTAACTACCGTGGCGAGAATCCCACTTACGTGGAGCACGTGTTCCGCGACGTAAAAACCCCCGTAGACTGCCATGAACGATGTCATGAAAAGATTCGCTTGATCCTTCGTTACCCGTTGCACTCGGTACGTGGCGTATCCAATACCGATTCCGACGAGAGTTCCGCCGAGACTTACAACGAGGAACTCGATCACGAACGTCCCCAACCGGGCTAACGAGAAGAGTCCCGTTCCGGTAAGTTCCGTGGGGCTAGCATCTCGTACGAGTACTAACAACGCCGAGAACACAACGATCGCAAGACCATCATCGAGCAGGCTCTCTCCCTCGACAAGAACTGCTAGTCGTGGTGGAGCTCCCGCATCCTCAAACAGTGAGAGGACGGCAACGGGATCGATTGGATAGGCCATCGCTCCGAACAGGAGCATGATCAACAGCGGCATTTCGAAGAGCTTCGCGCCGACCCAGCCGATTGCTAAAACAGCGACAGGCAGCCCAACGAGAACGGTTATTACAACAATCGGTAAGTTTCGTCGAAATCTATCGTGATCAATCTCCGCAGCGCCAAGGAACACGATCGCTGGCAGAAATATGAAGAGAATCGCGTCGTGCGTAAAGAGGGGGTTGAGGCTGAACCCGAGGTACGTCTGAAGAGGAAAGACCGTCAATACGAACCCGACTGTGACGAGTAAAACGGTGTATGGGAGCAAGGTTCGGTTCGCCAGAAACCGAACGCCGATAGCAATGGAGAAGGAGACGAGCACCCCTAAGACGACAGCGGTTGTCTCGACCATGAACTGTTTTGAGCGCTACTGTACCACTAGAATCTCTATTCGCTTGAATGGCATGGCCAAAAAGGAATGGTAGGGACGCACCTGTACTGGCCAGCTGTTCTACTGGAATTGCTGTCTCAAGAAGGGGGTTTCAACAGAGCCAGTAGAACAAACCTGCGACAGTCCACACCGTTTTCTCTGCTCTCAGTGGTCAGTGCCGATTCTCTGCCGATTCAGAGGTCCGCGCCGACGGCGTCCGCCACGGAGTCGAAGCCGTCCCGCTCCAGCAACTCGAGCAGTCCCTCGTTGATGTCGCGTGCGACGGCGGGACCGCGGTAGACGAGGCTCGTGTACAGTTGCACCACGGACGCGCCCGCGCGAATCTTCTCGTAGGCGTCCGCCGCGGTGGCGACGCCGCCGACGCCCACCACGGGGAGGTCGGTCCGCTCCGCCACGAACCGGACCTGCTCGGTCGCGCGGTCCCGAATGGGCGCGCCCGAGAGGCCGCCCTTCTGAGGGGCGTCCGGACTCCGGAGGTCGTCCGGACGGTCGGTCGTGGTGTTCGTCGCGATGACGCCGTCCAGGCCCACCTCCTCGGCCAGGTCGACGGCGTCCGCCACCGCGTCCCGATGGAGGTCCGGCGAGAGTTTCACTAACAGCGGCGTCTCGCCGGCGTCCCGCAACTCCTCGAGGATGGCTGCGAGGCGCTCGCGGCCCTGCAACTCGCGGAGCCCCGGCGTGTTCGGACTGGAGACGTTCACCACGACGTAGTCGGCAGCGTCGGCCACGCGGTCGTACGTGTACCGGTAGTCCTCGGGCGCGTCCTCGAGGGCCGTGACCTTCGACTTCCCGACGTTCACGCCCACCGGGGCGTCCGGCAGTGGTTCGTCGTCGAGACGGCTGCCGACGACGTCCGCGCCGGCGTTGTTGAACCCCATCCGGTTGACGAGCGCCTCGTCCTCCCGAAGACGGAACAACCGCGGCTTCGGATTTCCAGGCTGGGACTCTGCCGTGACCGCGCCCACCTCGACGTGTCCGAAGCCGAGGGCGGCGAGTGCACGCGGAACGGCGGCGTTCTTGTCGAAGCCCGCCGCCACTCCCACGGGGTTCGAGAAGGACTGGCCGAACGCCTCCGTGGTGAGGCGGTCGTCCTCGACGAGGTAGTTTCTCGCGTACGCGCGGTGGAGGCCCGACTGCTGTGCTGCTCGCAGGAGCCTCCGAACGCCGTCGTGTGCAGTCTCCGGTGGGAGACGGAACAGTAGCGGCTTGAGAAGACGGTACATCCCGTCAGAAGTCGTGTTCTACGTCCTCCGCGTCCGCCTTCTGGATGATGATCTTGTCCTCTCGGACGCGAACGAACACGTCGTCTCCGATCTCGAGGCCGGCGACGGCGAGTTCGTCCTCGTGGAGGTTCACGTGCGCGTTGTGGTACTCCCCGTCCTCGCCTCTCGCGCCACTCGGGCTGAGCTTCTTCTTGCGAACCATCGCGGTTTCTTAGGCAAACCTTCGCCACAGGGCATACTTAAGTTCTTCCGACCACGACCGGAAATCCCCCCGTGTCCCGTGGCCGGCGACCTGCGCGCATTCTCGGCTATCTGGCCGGTCTCTCGCTGCTCACTGCAGGGTACTTATAAAGAAGTTGTCGAAACGGGCGGTATATTTATAACAGGGCCTTGTGTTTGACTCGCATGGTGGAAAACCATGGTACGTGAGGACGGTAAGCGCAACTTCGCGCTCCGAAGTGGCAACGGCACAGAATCAAGCGTCTTCAGTGGAAACACGCCACGGCAGGCGGCACTCAAGGCAGCACGGCGACTCGACGACGTCGCCGACAGCGAGAGTAACGCCGACCACGAGGAGATCCGTCTCCGAGAGAAAGGGACCGACAAGGTACACATCTACGACGCGTGGGCCTGGCACGAGGACGCACCGAGCGACAAACCAGACTGGATGCCCGGGGGAATCACGAAAGCGAACGTCTCCAAGCAGGGCATCGACCACATCGACGACGTCTGAGTGCGAGCCGCAGCAGCTACTATTTTCGTCGCCCGCCGACAGCGTCGCGCAACTGATTTGAGAGCGCTTCGTCTACTGCCTGACGCGTGGGTACCACTCGACCCGACCGCACGCACTCAGCGCGGGACGACGAGTCGACCTCCGCCCACGCGACACCATTCATCTGCCGCTGCTCCCCGACCGATTACGTTCATCGGTTTCCATCCATCGAGAGTCAGTGGCCAGCTGATGGTTCGCCCTTCCGTCCGGTGGTATGCCGTGCCGTGCCGATGGCACCACCGGTTCGACGGGCTTTTACGCAACCCGGCACTCGGATGGAATGCGA encodes:
- a CDS encoding quinone-dependent dihydroorotate dehydrogenase, giving the protein MYRLLKPLLFRLPPETAHDGVRRLLRAAQQSGLHRAYARNYLVEDDRLTTEAFGQSFSNPVGVAAGFDKNAAVPRALAALGFGHVEVGAVTAESQPGNPKPRLFRLREDEALVNRMGFNNAGADVVGSRLDDEPLPDAPVGVNVGKSKVTALEDAPEDYRYTYDRVADAADYVVVNVSSPNTPGLRELQGRERLAAILEELRDAGETPLLVKLSPDLHRDAVADAVDLAEEVGLDGVIATNTTTDRPDDLRSPDAPQKGGLSGAPIRDRATEQVRFVAERTDLPVVGVGGVATAADAYEKIRAGASVVQLYTSLVYRGPAVARDINEGLLELLERDGFDSVADAVGADL
- a CDS encoding non-histone chromosomal MC1 family protein, with protein sequence MVREDGKRNFALRSGNGTESSVFSGNTPRQAALKAARRLDDVADSESNADHEEIRLREKGTDKVHIYDAWAWHEDAPSDKPDWMPGGITKANVSKQGIDHIDDV